AGTTGTGATGATATAAACATTCTTGTTTATGTCTTTGATGCACATGAGTACATTTTTCTGTTGCGTAGATGCCAGGGAATAAAACTGAGGAGTCTCAGGGAATGCATAAATATAGATTGAATACAGTCAAAACATTTCCAAAGTGAGTGCCCACCAGCAATGACTGAGATGTCCAGGTGCTCCAAACCATACTGACATTCAGCCTATTTGACTTTAGTTACTCTGGCAGGTATTTTGTAGCATTatactgtagttttattttgcatttctgaaatcATTAATGGGGTTAAACCTCTTTCCACTTGTTTACCAATCCACTTTTGAGAAGTAATTTTGATGATTTCTCTATCAAGCAGTCTTGTATTTAATTGATTTGAGGGGGTTCTTTATAAACTCGCACCGTGGTTTGTGTACATATTGAAAAATCTCTTCTCTACTGTGcttcatctttttaataaatgaatgactactTCATGAACAGAAGTTTTTGTAGTAATGTAGTCCAATATGTTAATCTCTTCCTTTATGCTGAGTTTTTTCTGTCATATTAAAGCTATCTTTTCCTATTGCAAGTTCTTAAATGTTCTTTTCCATGTTGTCTTCTGGAAGCTTTATATTtcagaggtgttttttttaaatccagctagaattaatttttgtaaatggtgtaaGGCAGATATCAATATTAATTTTCCCCTTTATCAATAGTCAGTTGACCTAGCGCCatttattgagaaagaaaaaccttGCCCCTTTGAACATGAacttcagtgttatttttttccagaaagcagGTGACTGTATAGATGTTGATCTGTATTAGGGCAATATTCTGCTACATTTTCTGCCTATCCCTGTGTCATGATCACAATCTTAAAGAATGTAGTCTCCtaatccattttgttttctgattatgtacatcctgaaaaattattgtTCAGATTTGTCTTGGCTATTCTTAGCCCTTTTATgtctatataattttagaatcagcttgtcatttttctcacacacacacacacacacacacacacacacacacacacttgctggattttcttttctttaagttttactggggaatattgggggacagtgtgtttctccagggcccatcagctccaagtagttgtccttcaatctagttgtggagggcacagttcagctccaagtccagttgccgttttcaatctttaattgcagggggcgcagcccaccatcccatgcaggaattgaaccggcaaccttgttgttgagagctcgtgctccaatcaactgagccatctggtcacccctctggaagctcagcagcagcttgttgtcttcaatctagtcgcagagggcacagcccactggcccatgtgggagttgaaccagcaatccagttgttcagagcttgtgctctaaccaactgagccatctggctgccccacaCTTGCTGGATTTTCACTGAAATAGCATTGAATTTATAGtgcaatttggggagaattaagATTTTTCCATAATACTGAGTCTTCTAACCCATGAATATGGCTATCCTTTCTATATGTATTCATTAATGTTGCATATTtgggcagagattttttttttggatttttcataGATATTTGATGTTTATTGGTAATATAAGTggtaaagttttttgtttgttttcattttcagctaCTTCTGTTATTGTGCAATCCAACTGATTCTGTTATTTTGGGCTTTCATCATGTATCTTGCAAAAAATTCACCTAGTCTAATATTTGAAGAGAATTTGGGATTTCTTTGCAGACAAAATCAGGAcataattaatgattttttatatctatatctacatatctatatctatctatatctatatctatctatatatgtatacacacatatatatgtatatatatatataatttttttttactggttaGGGAGTAGTCCAATGTTGCATAGAGTTGACCATGACCATCCATCTCTCAATTTCgagatgaaaaatttaaagataattttgctgcattttgtatactttattacattaaaaaagttCTCTTTAGTTCTAGTTTCCTTAGAATCTTTTTCTGTAATGAGCACTGacttattgaaaatttaaaatgtactagGGAGATGACTATAGTatgtttttctatattctattaatgtggagcttacattgattttaaaattttaaaccacCTTTTCATCTAGAAAGTGAACCCCACTTGTttgtgatatattatttttcttaaatgtgactggatttgatttgcaaataatttgcttttaatttttacacCTATATTTGGgagagatatttgtctgtagtaTTCCTTTCTTTAACATGTTTGTAAGGCCTTAACTAAAAGGGGAATGTTCCTACTTTTTGTTGTGCTCTAAGAAATTGTACGTAAAattagaattctttctttcttaaatgtctaGTAGAATTCGTTCACGAATTCTTCTGGACctgaactttttttgtttgttttcaaatatgtcaGTGCTGTAATTAATTATATACCACTTCTATATTTAGCTTGCACTCTTTAAGCATCCACCAGTTGTTGAAACAGATCCCCAAACAACTCAGCAGAAATTGAATTGCTGAAGTTTAATCTCTGAGAATCCACGTCAAGAATGGCTTTAGATCTCAGATTCTCATGTCAAGGTGAACCATCAAGGAATGATCCTGGGTCAGAAAATCTAGAGCTTAAACCCAGCCAAGGAAGTGCCATCCAGGAACGAGAAGGGGTCTCTGAGTTCCCGATTACTGAGCTCAGCTTATTTGTATTTCCAAATGGCAGTAACTTATGTGCAAGGCAAGAACTGCAAAGAATCTATAAGTCATTTCACTCATGGCTGCAGCCAGAAAAACACAGCAAGGATGAAATTATATCTCGTTTGGTCCTGGAACAGTTTATGATCAATAGACACAGCAGCGACGCGTCCACATTGAAGGAGAAATGGGAGTCAAGTGGCAGAAACCTGGAGAAATTCATGGCAGACCTGAGTGATGATTACATGAAGCCCCCCGGTTTAGTGAGTGGAGGGTTCTGACCTCTGGGGTGAGGGGCGTAGTACAGTCTGTTGGGGTTGCCTGGAAGTAGAGAAAGAAGAGTTACTGTAGACCCAATTATCAGTCCTCACCAAGGATAATCTTTACCATCATAAgtaaggaaggggaaaaaaaagttttatatccATATATTCAGTGGGACATGTGGCACCagcatattaattaatttaatttaagcTGGTGAGGTGGTAGGAGGTCTCATTAAGAAATTCTCAATTAAGCAGAAACCTCAAGGATGAAGAGAAATGCCTTAACATGAGCTGGTTCTTCCCTCAGAAAGacttaatatttgtcttttatcatTAAGGAAGACACACTAACAAGAAGTTACCATGAGAGATAAAGGGCAGGACAGTAGACAGGGGAGCAACAGTAGAGGGATCTTGAGAAAGCCTGAAAGGGTAGGTTTTCCACAAAGGCTTCTATCACTTAACAGATCCAGATACGACAGTGACCAGGTTTTGTTTACAGGTCCATGTCCACATGCAAGGACAGGAAGCCCTCTTTTCTGAGAATATGCCCCTAAGAGAAGTCATTATTCACTTCAAGAAACACTTGTTAGCAAGAACCCCAACAGGACCGAACATGGGGACACCCTCCTGGACTCCCCAAGATACTTTCCTGGAAACAGGACAAGGTGAGTGAGGGGACCCCAGGTACCAGAGGGATGTTCTATGTGGAGTCTTTCTTGGGTATAACTTCACTGAGTCACTTTATTTTCACAGGagatgaagataaagaaaatggtgACATTTCTTTGGAAATTTGTCAAGTAAATGACAGTGTTACTAGTCAAGGCAATcaaacaccttccctactcattATCCAGAAAGAGAGCTGTTCTAGGCCTGAAGAGGGAGGTGTTTCTTTGGAGAATCCACTTAGCTCCAGAAGAGCAAGTCTAGGCACCTCCAGGTCCCAGGAAAGGTCCCTGAAGGGATCCTCTTATCAAGGTGTCCTTATGGAGATGGGACCAGCATCTGTCTCCAAGCCAGACCAGGTCACCCCTGAGCCTGTTCCTACTCACCAGAGCAATGTGGGAAACTCCACGTGTGGGA
The DNA window shown above is from Rhinolophus ferrumequinum isolate MPI-CBG mRhiFer1 chromosome 15, mRhiFer1_v1.p, whole genome shotgun sequence and carries:
- the ZSCAN4 gene encoding zinc finger and SCAN domain-containing protein 4; amino-acid sequence: MALDLRFSCQGEPSRNDPGSENLELKPSQGSAIQEREGVSEFPITELSLFVFPNGSNLCARQELQRIYKSFHSWLQPEKHSKDEIISRLVLEQFMINRHSSDASTLKEKWESSGRNLEKFMADLSDDYMKPPGLVHVHMQGQEALFSENMPLREVIIHFKKHLLARTPTGPNMGTPSWTPQDTFLETGQGDEDKENGDISLEICQVNDSVTSQGNQTPSLLIIQKESCSRPEEGGVSLENPLSSRRASLGTSRSQERSLKGSSYQGVLMEMGPASVSKPDQVTPEPVPTHQSNVGNSTCGRHQERFHRAQKSYQCEKCPKIFRYFSRLKVHQRRHNNERTFICVECDKGFFQASDLHVHQKIHAGEKPFRCSTCTMSFSHRTNLLAHERIHTGEKPYVCSLCQRRYRQSSTYHRHLRTHQKIAFRSVSPTPEASSM